Sequence from the Panicum virgatum strain AP13 chromosome 5N, P.virgatum_v5, whole genome shotgun sequence genome:
TGTCCCAGCTTTGGAGATTTTCATTCAGTTTCATCTTTGGAACCTATAAAACCctcaaatatttatttttaacaCACATAGTAGTCCCATGACTATGTTGTCACTCAAACACTAAAATTACAAACTACGGCCTAATGGGTCCATGTCCTTACAACATTTAGTTATGAAACCACTATGTGGATCCCATGATCGAGTTGACATGGCAGTTGGTGTACTTTCTTGATAATCTTAAGTTCATCTCAGGGATCATGAGCCAAGATTTTTCAGTTGATTTACAAGGTGGATGCTATGGGCTGGGAGGGAAGTGTTTTGGCATCACCGAGAATTTGGTGccatgttatattgtgatccaaattaaTTGTACAAGAAAAAGGCCAACTTCCGACGGAGCAGAGCGGAGGCCCGATAAAGCCGAAGGCTGGGCCGCCCTTGATTAGGGTTTGCTCCACAGTTCATtgttcctcttgtaagccgccgctaggcgttgtacacacacccgatatagtgaagttcttgctggctaGCGCCCGtagtttttacccttcgcattggaggagttttccacgttaaatcctcgtgtcttcTGTGGTTTGATTTCGATGTTCTTTGTCGTTTTCTCGCTGTTGCTTCTAACATGGCATTTGATAAATTGTGATCTATTACATAATTGCTTTTCTATGTCAACTGATGCCCGATTTCAAATGATTTCTCTAAACAATGGGGAAGGCAAAACACAACTGCTCGCTATAACATGAATGTTAATAAATCACCAAAATTTCCTTATATGACGTCTTTTAAGATGGACCTAGTCATTTGGATGATTTGGCCAACCATAATTTCTTTTGCTACAAAAATCTGGACTTGTCACAAATCAAAATCATAGCAACATCTAGTTTGGATTGGCCAGTGACCAGTTACAGATGCAAGTATGCAACTTAGACATATTAAGTAATATCCAAACAAACTGCCTCACACTACAAAGCTTATCCAGAATACCATTCTTTTGCTGTTGTCGAGTATTCCTTCTTCCTCtatttgttgttgttgctgctgctggtggtggtaccATTCCCACCAATCCAATGCACGCAATTGGTCCCAATTCCCGGCACACCCTCTGCATACATTGGCATCGCATTGTTCCTCCCAATAAAAAAGGAGTAGCTCCCAATTCCCGGCAAAGGCTGGCGCTAGGGATGGTATCTGAGAACAAATATCTCGTTCTCTAGGGTGCGACGATGACCCGGACACCTCCAGGCAGCTTAAGAGTAACTATGCAGCTTGTATTCCTCCAGACTTGGTGCAAACATTATAGATCACAAGTTCTTAGCAGTTAGCACTAGTGACCGCAGACACGATATCATAAGACGGAGCAAAGGCAATGCCATGGTTGGACATGGCATTCTCAACTGTCAACAAGGGCTCAATCATGGCTTTTTCATTTCAACACTCTCCTCCACATTCAGGTGAATGTGTCATCATAAACAGGTAAGATACATCTAAAGCTCCGCCTCCACTCGAGCAAATGGCGATTGAATTACTGAAGAAGCAAATGGTGATTTAATTGCTGAAGGTTAGATGCCCACCATATAATGCATCCAAGAGTTTGGAGAAGAGAGAACTCTTAGACAATTTACCATGGAAAGTTGGCGACGATGACACTTAGGGAGACGCAGGACATGCACGATGCACGAGGTAGGAGGTGATAGAGAGTAATCCAAGCGCATTGGAGTCGACGCAGGGACTATTGTAGGATATGAAGGGTGAGGGGTCGAAGGACCTCCACGCTGGGAGGGAAGCAGCGAAGGTGGGGTAGCAGCGCCCCCACTCACCGTCACCAGCAACGATAAGGTGCGCCAGTGGCGATGGCATGAGCACATGGCGCCATACCACGCAGGTGCCACTCTCGCCAATGTAGCATCTGAAGTCGAGGAGGTAGGCGGCTGAGCAGGTCTGTCGGCAAGTCCGTCCAATGTGCTATGGATAGCGGCATGTTAagattgtgtgtgtgtggggggggggggggggttcatgGGAAGTGGGAACAATCAGAACAATTGATAGAGAGTTCCTCCTCTTAGGTGTCAAGGAGGTTACTACAACAACAGAACATCTAGGTTTGCGTCTGGTTCAGATCACACAAAAACCCAAAGCCCATGGCTCCTGTCCTTTTGGGGAGGCCAATAGTTTTTGGCTTGGAACTTGCAATACCTTTTCCATTGTTATACCATGTATTTAAGTCTAATTcatctaaaaaaattatttaacaCTAATTTATCAGTCCGATTCATGGTCGACTGGTCGTGGTATGTGCCTAGATATGGGCCGTACTTGGGCCGCAAGATTGGAGTTCCGGGCCATTTCGAACGTATTCTAGAAGCATGGAGAAATGTTTGTTGTTCTGGAAGGCTCTCGGAATCCTATCGCCACCCACGACACGAcgccgcggagggcggcggagcTCAGTGTTCTGTTTCCCGAACTCTTTGTCCTTCCTCCTTCGCCATGTTGCCGGCGGTCGCCGCCGCATCCCCTGCTCTCTCCCATCTGCCGCGCCACCAACACCTTGGCCGTCGCTTCCACCTCCGgtgccaccgcctcctccctgCTACTCCCGCCAAGGCCTCGTgtggcgcccgccgccggctcctAGCAGGcgcgttcgccgccggcgatggtCCTTCGGGACAGGTAAGCTTTCGGCGGCCCTCCTCACACGCCCTCGAGGTGTTTGCTCAAACTCCGGCCTCATGATTTTGCCATTTTGGGCTGTGGTAATTGCTTAATTGGTGAGGAACATTGGGTTACTACGGTAGTGTCCATCTCCTGGCAGAAGCAGataaataaacaaataaaaacTCCAGCTGGAAGAAGAATTTAACCAACCTGATGGTCTTGGATAAAAAAACTGCATGTTTGTCTATTCTGAACTCTAATGTTCATAATACTTCATGTCTGCATACTTGATTCCATTCTGAATTCATTTTTGAGGCTGTGAATGTTGATGAGGATATTTATTCTACAATGATGGCTAGGGTTGGTTCGGTGTCTCCATGCTAGATGCTTATCCATCAGCTTAATATTCATATAGAGAAGACTACATTTCGTTGCTCCATTTGAGCAAGAAATGGAGTGTTCCAGAAATTTTGAGAATGTGATGAAACCCAACTAACAAATTTGTGAAATCATATGGACTTTCCCCTTTTTAAATCTCATGTTTGTTAGCAGTTTTGATAGTGAATTCAGCATGAACTTTCTTGAGTAGCAATTTCTTTTAGCGTTGTTGTTGTCTCAATACATTGCTTGATTTTGTTAGGATGTTGATTACTCTACTGGTACTACGAGTTCTGGATCTGCATACCTTGGTCTCTTTGTTCGATTGCTTGGTTTGGACAATGACGCTCGTGATAGGGAGCATGCTGTTTGCACACTTTATCAATACTCCCTTGGCGGCCGGAAGAGCATTGATGAGATAATGCAATTCCCTGGTTGCATTGTCCTCATCATTAGCCTCCTGAAGTCAGAGTCCACTCGAGCCCGTGAAGCAGCTGCTGGTCTTCTGCGTAACATAACGTCAGTTCAAATATACAGGAAGATGGCCATTGAGAGTGGAGCAATGGAAGAAGTCATGAGTCTTCTGTGTAAATCTACAATAAGCCCTGAGGTAACTGCAAATACAATCACCACCACTCCAAGGTTCTCTTCTCCCTGCATGTTTGCTGTAAAATGGTGTAGCTGACTCTTACCATGTTTGGCATGCGTGGTAAATAGTTGATAGCCAGGCTACATGTTGGGAGAGTACTGAATTACCTAATGTATTATGCACACATACTGTTCTCTTGCAGATGATGGAGCAGTGTTTGTGTACCATTTGGAACTTTTCTATTGATGAAAACTGGAGATACAAGATTCTAAGGAGTGATGTCCTGACAAAGATTGTTAGATACCTAGATGAAGAAGATATAAAAGTTAAAGAAGCTGCTGGTGGTATCATATCAAATTTAGCTTTAAGTCCGTCTAATCATGGAGCTCTGGTAGAAGCAGGAGTGATTCCAAAATTGGTAAGTTGTATTGTGTTCCACGTTAGCAAAGACCCAGTGCAAATAATTGCAATTTATACTGTTGCTATAATGTTCAAATTGAGTATTAGCCATGATAAGGGTTGGTACACTTATAGTGTCACATATATAGTGCAAATAATTGCAATTTATACTGTTTCTATAATGTTAAAATTGAGTATTAGCCATGATAAGGGTTGGTACACTTATAGTGTCACATATATAGTCAATCTCTTGGAGTAAATGAGGTCCTAATATGCCATTTCAGTGGCAGCACCATGATGTGTGGCTTCTGAACATCTGATGATATGCTGCTCAGAACTTTAGCAATATCTAAGTATTTAAGCCATATTTTAAAATGTGCCTAATTCTTAACTTCTGCTATTGGATTGATTGTCTAGGACTGTTTTGGCAGACTACATAGTGTATTTTTTACCTGATGTTATGTACTTCCTGAAATTCATTCACAATCATCATTATGGTTCTTTTTATAGGTTCATCTTTTGCAAACCAAAGAAGATGACTATAAGATTATTAGAAAGGAAGCTCGAAGTTCGCTGATTCTGCTAGCCCGTGATGATCATTACCACAGCCTTATAATGGAGGAGGGTCTTGTTCGGGTTCCTTTGGTTGGCTCAGCTGCATATAAAGCTTTTAAACCTCTCCCTCATTCGTGGCCCACTTTTCCTGATGGCTCTGAGATTCAACGGAGTTCTCGCCCCTCTAAATACGGTGCTACTGAACTACTCCTTGGCTTGAGTGTCAATGAGAAGGAtacaaaaccagacaaagctaAAATTAATGCTATGATAGGGCGTTCTAATCAGCAATTTCTTGCACGTGTTGGAGCTATTGAGTTGGATGATGAAGGAAATGAGCAATCTGGATCTGAAAAGAGTGACCTCTATACCATTTTGCCATGGGTTGATGGTGTTGCACGGTTAGTTTTAATTCTTGGTCTTGAAGATATATCTGCAATTAAAAAAGCTGCTAGAGCGATAGGTGATGCATCAATAAATGAACATATGCGCACCTCATTCAAGGAAGCTGGGGCTGTTAAACCTCTACTTGAGTTGCTGAAACACGATGATGTGTCTGTTAGAGAAGCTGCTGCTTATGCATTGGAAAAATTAAGTGTCAGGTATATTATTATCCATTTTTTCTTGTTTAATCAAGTGAATCATGCCTCATAACATTGTTTAGTATAAATATAGATGGTAATTAAACTCTGTTTTGGGTGCTGTAAGTTATAACACAGTAATACATTTCTCTAGGTTATGAACTTATCATGTTAAATTATGAATCATCTTTTTGAGTTTCACATTCTAATTATGTAGGTATCTAGCTAGAAACCAAAGATACATTTCTGTCTGTTTGCATCCACTCATTTGGCTAATGAATGTTTGCATCCACTCATTTGCTTTGAATGCACTTGTGCTAATATTTGTTCAGGCTAGCTGATGAAACGGAAAATAAAACCTAGCTATCTGTAATATTGGTTCTATACTAACAAATGATAGTGCATACTGTTTCGTACATGGATAGTGGTGAAGTATTTTTGCATGTGATAGTATACAGCCAAAAAATGCTTTTATGATGAATAACCTATATTATAAATATAGTGGGGGTTGCTATTCAACCATGTTTAGTATGTTTTTTGTTAGTTGCTGGCTTCGTTTTTTACTATTTTATGTTCCTTGCTGTCCTTTTTTAGTGCCACCATATGTCAGAAGATCAAAGCAGATGGTGGACTTGAACTGCTTATAAATACAGTGAAGGATCCAAATACCCCAGTGAAACAACTAGAGAAGGTATTGGGCATCAACacgaccttttttttttctcgaacacgtaggagagctgcgtatcattgtATTGATAGAAGAAGAAAGCAACATGACCTTTTCAGTGTTACATTATCATGGCTAGGGTTCTAACTTTACAGTTTCCATGCAGATGATTTATGTACTTTCTCAAATGTTTGACATGGGGATTAGCATGGTGGCTGCGGTGAGTTAGGCTTCTTTGCACATCAGCAGTATTTATGGTGCTTATTGAAACACTGCAGCCTAATACACTCAATTTGTTAGCCGGAGAGCTATGCTCATGAGGATGTAACCAGTGCTGAGAAGAGTACTCAAGGTGATACAGCTACTGGAAACAGTGTCATTTCCCATACATTTGTAAACCAAGAGATGGCCAGGTTCATCACAGCCTTGTGGCTACACTCCTGACATTTTTTTTCACTTTATAAGTTCATAGAAAATCTTTAGTTCCTACTCTCAATTAAGCTAGTACCTTTTTAAGTTTACACATGCATATTAGAAATTGGTGTAAGATTACCTATTTAATTTCTTCTTGAATTTGTATAGTTCATACGAATACCATCAGATCTTATGTCTTATGCATACATGTTAGGTCTGCAATAACAAAACTATCCTATTGTGTTAGGACATATTACTTCTAATAATTGAGCTCAAGTGTTAGGGACATGTCTAAATTGATTATTATTCATAAAACTATTTTAGTCCTTCGAATCACTCAACACATGGTGGAACTCAATATATGGTATAATTATCCAGGGACAAGAGTTTCTTCCTAAAATAACAATTATGTAGGGACAAGAAATTTTGGATATGAAGGAAACGATTTTCAGCTTTGAAGGGGAGATACATACATTTATATCACAATAAGTGGCTTATAGGGACCAAGGAAATATGTTACTTTGTATTTTAATCATGATTTGATGTGATTACTTTGGAATAGGTTATCGATAGATTGAATTAATGAATCGGTGATACAGAAGAGCAGTACAATGACTCCTTAAACTTCCTTCTATAGTCTTGTGATCATTGCAGTTTGTctttatcattttttttatgTCTTGTGATCTCACACTGATCACTGGAGCAAATAATTCTCTTTAGGGTGACTAATTTCCAGGAAGAATTGGTCCAGTTTCCTGCACATCCGGGAAAAAAAATTGATCCAGTTTACCCATGTCACCTATGGCCAAAATCTAGATTCATCTATAACTCTAGATGCACCAATTTTACACATGCTTTACTACCAAAACAAAATTAAAGAGCCCTCTGGTGGTAATTTCATTGGCATTTTGCTGCCCCACTGGCCACTGACATCACATTAATATTGCCGTGGTAGCAAGACGCTTGCCAAATCAGCATATTTTGCCACTTCacctcttttctcctttttctttgtcATCATGCATGATGGCATCAACCATCCATCAGGGCATATGCTCTGAGTTCACGCTAGTACCTCTCTTGTTACCACTGCTATGACCGCCGTGGACTTGAATGCTTTCCATGGCTTTAGAGTGCACGTTTGCTGGAATTATGGCACGATAACATTATGAAGCTACAGTTCACAGTTTCATTTCGCTTGTGTCTCCTCAATGAGCTGCTTGCATTTCTGGATAGATCCGGCCCATGAGGAGCCTTCTGCCTATGGCAACTTGTTCCCCGCTTGCTACCTAATTTTTATCTTAATTTCTTTTCTGAGACACACAAATCTGTCACCTCTGTCCCTTGTTTGCACATGCCACTGGAACATGTTCCTTGCAGGTACCATTTTGTCTACCTATGTATGTTACAATTCTTGGTAAACATTTCTGCTGCTACACAGTGATTCCACATACATTTTCAGCTGCCACACATCTTTTGGACACACGGATCCATAGACATAGTTGATGCGGCTAGTTGGTTCTACACTGCCATTTCTGGTTGCTGTGCTTCTCTTTTGAGCACACTAGGCTGACACATTGGTATGTCACAGGCTTGTAGGGAGGAGATGCTAATGGGGTAGGCAGTAAGGTTGAGTTGGCATGTACCCTGTCTGATGTATCCTTGAGATCCCAAAGGGGAAAAGAGAGGGAGTAATATCAGGTGGCATGCCAA
This genomic interval carries:
- the LOC120672203 gene encoding uncharacterized protein LOC120672203, whose translation is MLPAVAAASPALSHLPRHQHLGRRFHLRCHRLLPATPAKASCGARRRLLAGAFAAGDGPSGQDVDYSTGTTSSGSAYLGLFVRLLGLDNDARDREHAVCTLYQYSLGGRKSIDEIMQFPGCIVLIISLLKSESTRAREAAAGLLRNITSVQIYRKMAIESGAMEEVMSLLCKSTISPEMMEQCLCTIWNFSIDENWRYKILRSDVLTKIVRYLDEEDIKVKEAAGGIISNLALSPSNHGALVEAGVIPKLVHLLQTKEDDYKIIRKEARSSLILLARDDHYHSLIMEEGLVRVPLVGSAAYKAFKPLPHSWPTFPDGSEIQRSSRPSKYGATELLLGLSVNEKDTKPDKAKINAMIGRSNQQFLARVGAIELDDEGNEQSGSEKSDLYTILPWVDGVARLVLILGLEDISAIKKAARAIGDASINEHMRTSFKEAGAVKPLLELLKHDDVSVREAAAYALEKLSVSATICQKIKADGGLELLINTVKDPNTPVKQLEKMIYVLSQMFDMGISMVAAPESYAHEDVTSAEKSTQGDTATGNSVISHTFVNQEMASEMILDFDAISRLTKVLKEASPSLQAKVCCVLEHLAASEQHATAMTATCTGSVIEAILEIGVIHGTRADSEDFDNLTSVVTEEVSQAVSAAARLLTKLLNFDIFTRSINSEKFTSLLRRMLKSSFPLQSKDWLAACLVKLESRAGSSGDHGVCSVDMEITIYQTIPRLVEQMLTSFSFENKRSAVMELNKIISSGVLEYTRAMADSGGIFPLVKMLEEGDEDALEAALAILYNLSMDPENHPAIIAAGAVPLLKRIVVAEGPHGTKALKLLRTLPV